A portion of the Salmo trutta chromosome 1, fSalTru1.1, whole genome shotgun sequence genome contains these proteins:
- the LOC115158469 gene encoding calmodulin → MADQLTEEQIAEFKEAFSLFDKDGDGTITTKELGTVMRSLGQNPTEAELQDMINEVDADGNGTIDFPEFLTMMARKMKDTDSEEEIREAFRVFDKDGNGYISAAELRHVMTNLGEKLTDEEVDEMIREADIDGDGQVNYEEFVQMMTAK, encoded by the exons ATG GCCGatcagctaacagaggaacagatTGCAG AGTTCAAAGAGGCGTTTTCCTTATTCGACAAGGATGGTGACGGCACCATCACGACCAAGGAGCTCGGCACCGTGATGAGGTCGCTGGGACAGAACCCCACAGAGGCTGAGCTGCAGGATATGATCAATGAGGTTGACGCTGACG GCAACGGCACCATTGACTTTCCAGAGTTCCTGACCATGATGGCCAGAAAAATGAAGGACACAGACAGCGAGGAGGAGATCCGTGAAGCCTTTAGGGTATTTGACAAG GACGGAAACGGCTACATCAGTGCTGCAGAGCTCCGCCACGTCATGACAAACCTGGGGGAGAAGTTAACAGACGAGGAGGTAGACGAGATGATCAGAGAAGCAGACATTGATGGAGACGGACAGGTCAACTATGAAG